In Apteryx mantelli isolate bAptMan1 chromosome 26, bAptMan1.hap1, whole genome shotgun sequence, a single window of DNA contains:
- the ATP13A2 gene encoding polyamine-transporting ATPase 13A2 isoform X4 codes for MEVTGYQTRTWRVVLCHAFSVLTAGLLLLIFHWKPSLEVRAKCKPCALGQADWVIIRDRFGQCFTTRVRTEALGDGSSLEHHPGARLEDQRTSIAIGMSDEEESRDTIRLHEKEEKNILRYYVFEGLRYVWIERRQAYCKVSVLDEGWTCADLHLSQAGLDQQDHNTRRKIYGPNLIEVPVKSYPRLLVEEVLNPFYIFQVFSIVLWVCDAYYYYAACIFLISTISLGLSLYETRKQSATLQNMAKMSVGVRVRRPSGEEAVVSSVDLVPGDCISLPSDGMLVPCDAALLTGECMVNESMLTGESVPVMKTPLPAGSQAASTIYSPEEHKRHTLFCGTQVIQAKSYVGKEVLAVVTRTGFCTAKGDLISSILYPKPVSFKFYKDAMKFVLFLAVLAFIGTLYSILILIKNQVPVGQIIVRALDLVTVIVPPALPAAMTVGTIYAQNRLKKQGIFCISPPRINLCGKIRLVCFDKTGTLTEEGLDVWGVVPLENGHFLPIVHEPRCLPDGPLLYSLAACHTVSLLRTQPIGDPVDLKMVESTGWHLEMLEEDEAEPPIFQQFGTKVLAVMKPPPMEEQPRDTKHQVPVGILRRFPFSSSLQRMSVLAKLPGKASTEVYVKGAPEMVASLCRKETVPVDFSQMLRHYTTDGFRVLGLACKALSAAMTFEEALQLTRDSVESSLTFLGFLVMKNVLKPETAPVIHLLRNANIRPVMVTGDNMLTAVNVAKSCRMVEPKERVIFVNASPPTHDKPAALKFILAEHSQGEEQPEGLYQQDSYFLQRQPCHFALNGKSFAVVCEHFTDLLPKILIRATIFARMSPEQKTQLVCSLQELNYCVGMCGDGANDCGALKAADVGISLSEAEASVASPFTSRIANIECVPTVIREGRCSLVTSFGVFKYMALYSLVQFVSVLLLYTINTNLSDFQFLFFDLIITTTMAVLMGRTGPAKELGVERPQGALISVLVLGSLLLQTALLITVQVLSYFITISQNWYVPLNSTVTAPQNLPNYENTVLFCITGFQYLILAVAMSKGHPFREPLYTNVLFLLVLIGLFGLMVWLTLYPLGFPKTLLQLQGINDLNFKLLLLGIAMLNFFVAFMLETALDHGLLRCLRKLRRKKVSKKLFKRLEKELSQQQPSWPPLNEPLFATPKMSIAMR; via the exons ATG GAGGTCACCGGCTACCAGACCAGGACGTGGCGGGTGGTCCTGTGCCACGCGTTCTCCGTGCTGACCGCGGGGCTCCTGCTCCTCATCTTCCACTGGAAGCCAAGCCTGGAGGTGCGGGCGAAGTGCAAGCCGTGCGCGCTTGGCCAGGCCGACTGGGTCATCATCAGA GACCGCTTTGGACAGTGCTTCACCACCCGCGTGCGCACGGAGGCGCTGGGCGACGGCAG CAGCCTGGAGCATCACCCGGGGGCCCGGCTGGAGGACCAGAGAACCAGCATCGCCATCGGCATGTCGGATGAGGAGGAGAGCCGGGACACCATCCGGCTTCATGAGAAAGAAGAG AAGAACATCTTGCGGTACTACGTCTTTGAGGGCTTGCGCTACGTCTGGATCGAGAGGCGACAGGCATACTGCAAAGTCAG CGTCTTGGATGAAGGCTGGACCTGTGCAGATCTCCATCTCTCCCAGGCGGGGCTTGACCagcaagaccacaacaccag AAGGAAAATCTATGGACCGAACCTCATCGAGGTGCCAGTGAAGTCCTACCCGAGGCTCTTGGTGGAGGAG GTGCTCAATCCCTTCTACATCTTCCAAGTGTTCAGCATCGTGCTGTGGGTCTGCGATGCCTACTACTACTACGCTGCCTGCATcttcctcatttccaccattTCCTTAGGGCTGTCCCTCTACGAGACGAGGAAG CAAAGTGCCACGCTGCAGAACATGGCGAAGATGTCGGTCGGTGTCCGAGTCCGCCGCCCCAGCGGAG AGGAGGCGGTGGTGAGCTCCGTGGACCTGGTGCCCGGCGATTGCATCAGCCTCCCCTCCGACGGGATGCTGGTCCCCTGTGACGCCGCGCTGCTGACGGGCGAGTGCATGGTCAACGAAAGCATGTTAACAG GAGAGAGCGTGCCGGTGATGAAAACGCCTCTCCCGGCGGGCAGCCAGGCGGCCAGCACCATCTACTCCCCCGAGGAGCACAAGCGGCACACGTTGTTCTGCGGGACGCAGGTCATCCAAGCCAAGTCGTACGTGGGCAAAGAGGTGCTCGCTGTGGTGACCCGCACAG GGTTTTGCACGGCCAAGGGGGACCTCATCAGCTCCATCCTCTACCCCAAGCCCGTGAGCTTCAAGTTCTACAAGGATGCCATGAAGTTTGTGCTGTTCCTCGCCGTCCTGG CTTTTATTGGCACGCTGTACAGCATCCTGATCCTGATTAAAAACCAG GTTCCTGTGGGGCAAATCATCGTCCGTGCCCTCGACCTGGTCACCGTGATCGTGCCCCCGGCTCTGCCGGCTGCCATGACGGTGGGCACCATCTACGCCCAGAACAGGCTGAAGAAACAGGGCATCTTCTGCATCAGCCCTCCCCGTATCAACCTGTGCGGGAAGATCCGCCTGGTTTGCTTCGACAAG ACGGGAACCCTCACGGAGGAGGGCCTGGACGTCTGGGGCGTTGTCCCACTGGAAAACGGCCATTTCTTGCCCATCGTCCACGAACCCCGCTGCCTGCCCGACGGCCCCCTGCTCTACTCGCTGGCCGCCTGCCACACCGTCTCGCTGCTGCGGACGCAGCCCATCGGAGACCCCGTGGACCTCAAGATGGTGGAGTCCACCGGCTGG cacctggagatgctggaggagGACGAAGCCGAGCCGCCCATCTTTCAGCAGTTTGGGACGAAGGTCTTGGCCGTGATGAAACCTCCGCCCATGGAAGAACAGCCGCGAGACACG aaGCACCAGGTGCCCGTGGGCATCCTCCGGCggttccccttctcctcctccttgcagAGGATGAGCGTCCTGGCGAAGCTGCCTGGCAAGGCCTCTACAGAAGTGTACGTCAAAGGGGCGCCGGAGATGGTGGCCAGCCTTTGCAGGAAGGAAACAG TGCCCGTGGATTTCTCCCAGATGCTGCGACATTACACGACGGATGGTTTCCGCGTCTTGGGTCTGGCTTGCAAAGCTCTGAGCGCTGCGATGACCTTTGAGGAGGCCCTGCAGCTGACGAG GGACTCTGTAGAGAGCAGCCTGACCTTCCTCGGGTTCCTCGTCATGAAAAATGTGCTCAAGCCGGAGACTGCGCCCGTGATTCACCTGCTGAGAAACGCCAACATCCGCCCCGTTATGGTGACAG GAGATAACATGCTGACAGCCGTGAACGTCGCCAAGAGCTGCCGCATGGTGGAGCCGAAAGAGCGGGTGATCTTTGTCAACGCTTCCCCGCCCACCCACGACAAACCCGCCGCTCTGAAGTTCATCCTCGCCGAACACTCGCAGGGCGAAGAGCAGCCGGAG GGCCTGTACCAGCAGGACAGCTACTTCCTCCAGCGGCAGCCCTGCCACTTTGCGCTGAACGGCAAGTCCTTCGCTGTGGTTTGCGAGCACTTCACCGACCTGCTGCCGAAG ATCCTCATCCGAGCAACCATTTTTGCTCGCATGTCGCCTGAGCAGAAGACACAGCTGGTGTGCAGCCTCCAAGAGCTCAA CTACTGCGTGGGGATGTGCGGCGACGGCGCCAACGACTGCGGGGCCCTGAAAGCGGCCGACGTGGGGATCTCGCTCTCGGAGGCGGAGGCCTCCGTGGCGTCGCCGTTCACCTCCCGCATCGCCAACATCGAGTGCGTGCCCACGGTCATCCG gGAGGGCAGGTGCTCGCTGGTCACCTCCTTCGGGGTATTTAAGTACATGGCCCTGTACagcttggtgcagtttgtgtccgTGCTGCTGCTCTACACG ATCAACACCAACCTGAGCGACTTCCAGTTCCTCTTTTTCGACCTGATCATCACCACCACCATGGCGGTGCTGATGGGTCGGACGGGGCCTGCCAAGGAGCTGGGAGTGGAGCGTCCCCAAGGGGCGCTGATAAGCGTCCTcgtgctgggcagcctgctcctccAGACGGCTCTGCTCATCACTGTGCAAGTCCTCAGCTACTTCATCACCATCTCGCAGAACTG GTATGTGCCGCTGAACAGCACAGTGACGGCTCCCCAGAACCTGCCCAACTACGAGAACACGGTCCTGTTCTGCATCACGGGCTTCCAGTATCTCATCCTGGCAGTCGCCATGTCCAAGGGGCACCCCTTTCGGGAGCCGCTCTACACCAACG TGCTGTTCTTGCTTGTCCTCATCGGCCTCTTCGGCCTCATGGTATGGTTGACCCTGTACCCGCTGGGTTTCCCCAAAaccctgctgcagctgcagggcaTCAACGACTTGAATTTCAAGCTGCTGCTGCTAGGAATCGCCATGCTCAACTTCTTCGTGGCCTTCATGCTGGAG ACCGCCCTGGACCATGGCCTGCTTCGCTGCCTCCGCAAGCTGCGCCGGAAGAAGGTGTCCAAGAAGCTTTTCAAGaggctggagaaggagctgagccAGCAGCAGCCATCCTGGCCACCCCTTAACGAACCGCTCTTCGCTACGCCCAAGATGTCCATCGCCATGAGATAG